From Proteiniborus sp. MB09-C3, the proteins below share one genomic window:
- a CDS encoding nucleoside-diphosphate sugar epimerase/dehydratase codes for MQKKARVIFLILLDAFLINLSYYIALYLRFDGNIEANYLKVYINNALIITLLKIIVFHYFKLYKSLWRYASIDELLNVVVASIVANAGVISYLFALQTHLPRGVYAITIMLDMLLIGGVRFSYRALRRVNGGILSNGNGYKHIMIIGAGDAGAMVIRELKNHTQLNSRPVAIIDDDFLKEGQRINGVPVMGRRVDIATIADKMNIDEIIIAIPSASKSEIRSIVNECKKTKCKLKILPGMYELIDGKVSIKEIREVQIEDLLGRDEINLDIDEISGYLKGKRVLVTGGGGSIGSELCRQIAKFNPNELCILDIYENNAYDLQNELKRKYEDLNLRVFIASIRDKKRIDEIMKDIRPDVIFHAAAHKHVPLMEDNPKEAIKNNVFGTLNLAQAADTYGVKRFVMISTDKAVNPTNIMGASKRICEMIIQSIDKKSETEFVAVRFGNVLGSNGSVIPLFKKQIMEGGPVTVTHPEIIRYFMTIPEAAQLVIQAGAMAKGGEIFVLDMGEPVKIIDLARDLIKLSGFEPDADIPIVFTGLRQGEKLFEELLLDEEGIQSTAHEKIFIGKPIFADYKLMLKSIDTLKEIIDSCDGSALRDYVQQIVPTYNKNNTGDTNVSSNGAYVEVSASR; via the coding sequence ATGCAAAAAAAAGCTAGAGTTATTTTCCTAATCCTTTTAGATGCTTTTTTAATTAACCTTTCTTATTACATAGCACTATATCTAAGATTTGACGGAAATATTGAGGCTAATTACCTTAAGGTGTACATAAACAATGCACTTATTATCACATTATTAAAGATAATAGTATTTCATTATTTCAAGCTTTACAAAAGCCTATGGCGGTATGCTAGTATAGACGAGCTATTAAATGTAGTGGTAGCCTCTATAGTAGCCAATGCTGGAGTAATTAGCTATCTATTTGCACTACAGACCCATTTGCCTAGAGGGGTTTACGCTATTACTATTATGCTGGATATGCTATTAATAGGTGGAGTCAGATTCAGCTATAGGGCACTAAGGAGAGTTAATGGAGGCATACTTAGCAATGGAAATGGTTATAAGCATATTATGATAATAGGAGCTGGAGATGCAGGAGCAATGGTCATTAGGGAGCTTAAAAACCATACTCAGCTTAACAGCAGGCCTGTGGCAATAATAGATGATGATTTTCTTAAAGAGGGCCAAAGAATAAATGGGGTTCCTGTTATGGGGAGAAGAGTGGATATAGCTACCATAGCAGATAAAATGAACATTGATGAAATAATAATTGCTATACCTTCTGCTAGTAAAAGTGAGATAAGAAGTATTGTAAATGAATGCAAAAAAACAAAATGTAAACTAAAAATATTGCCTGGAATGTACGAGCTTATAGATGGCAAGGTCAGTATAAAAGAGATTAGGGAAGTGCAGATAGAGGATCTTTTGGGAAGAGATGAGATCAATCTCGACATTGATGAGATAAGCGGGTACTTAAAAGGAAAAAGAGTTCTAGTCACTGGTGGCGGAGGCTCTATTGGCTCAGAGCTTTGCAGGCAGATTGCAAAATTTAATCCCAATGAACTCTGTATTCTCGATATATATGAAAACAATGCTTATGATTTACAGAATGAGTTAAAAAGAAAATATGAGGATTTGAATCTCAGAGTTTTTATTGCTTCTATACGTGACAAGAAGCGTATTGATGAAATTATGAAAGACATAAGGCCGGATGTTATATTTCATGCTGCAGCACATAAACATGTACCTTTAATGGAAGATAATCCTAAAGAAGCTATCAAGAATAATGTTTTCGGTACTCTTAACTTAGCACAAGCAGCAGATACATATGGAGTAAAGCGATTTGTCATGATATCTACAGACAAGGCCGTAAATCCAACTAATATTATGGGAGCCTCTAAGAGAATTTGTGAGATGATAATACAGTCCATAGATAAGAAAAGCGAAACTGAGTTTGTAGCTGTCAGATTCGGAAATGTACTAGGAAGCAATGGGAGTGTTATTCCTCTATTTAAAAAGCAGATAATGGAGGGCGGGCCTGTTACAGTAACTCATCCAGAAATTATTAGATACTTTATGACTATACCCGAAGCAGCCCAGTTAGTTATACAAGCTGGAGCAATGGCAAAGGGTGGGGAGATATTCGTTCTTGATATGGGAGAACCAGTGAAAATTATAGATTTAGCAAGGGATTTAATAAAACTTTCTGGTTTTGAACCTGATGCAGATATCCCTATAGTATTTACTGGACTCAGGCAGGGCGAAAAGCTTTTTGAAGAATTATTGCTTGATGAAGAAGGTATACAGTCAACTGCTCATGAAAAAATATTTATTGGAAAACCAATATTTGCTGACTATAAGCTGATGTTAAAGTCTATAGATACTCTGAAAGAAATAATAGATAGCTGCGATGGCTCAGCTCTCAGAGATTACGTTCAGCAAATAGTACCTACATATAATAAAAATAATACAGGAGATACTAATGTAAGTTCTAATGGAGCGTATGTGGAGGTCTCTGCAAGTAGATAG
- the nagA gene encoding N-acetylglucosamine-6-phosphate deacetylase — MYLYSERIYTPQGFREGYLKIEDGKIKGILEDINEDFVDYRDSIIVPGFIDVHIHGWATGSFVHEGTEKSLENMSKELVKEGVTSYLPTTGTDSLEKINRQLVEGKKAIGNYSPEKGADILGFHLEGPFINKEFKGMQKEEYCLNPSIEILEQFFESGGKENIKLITIAPELEGSLEFIKYANNEGIQLSIGHSAAEFEDIKALKDYGLGGFTHTFSGMRGFHHRRLGVAGAAMYFDDMYAEFAKQTGMTVKPEAFKIMYKIKGPEKVFLTSDAVGLAHVKKPFHHYIRQCTFSPDGDYLRLIYDDGREDRIYKYDYEKVKDLELGYLGSVRNVVKNIDASIGDIVKMASENPAKYIGVYDKKGSIEEGKDADLLIIDGLWNLKDVYVKGIKQWN; from the coding sequence ATGTATTTGTATTCTGAAAGAATATACACTCCTCAAGGCTTTAGAGAGGGATATTTGAAAATAGAAGATGGAAAAATTAAAGGAATTCTTGAAGATATTAATGAAGATTTTGTGGATTATAGAGATAGTATAATTGTACCTGGATTTATAGATGTTCATATCCATGGATGGGCTACAGGATCATTTGTCCATGAAGGTACTGAAAAGTCCTTAGAAAATATGTCAAAGGAGCTGGTAAAGGAAGGAGTGACTTCTTATTTACCAACTACAGGAACTGACTCACTGGAGAAAATAAATAGGCAGCTTGTGGAAGGGAAGAAAGCTATAGGAAACTATAGTCCTGAAAAAGGTGCTGATATATTAGGCTTTCACTTAGAAGGCCCCTTTATAAACAAAGAATTTAAAGGCATGCAAAAAGAAGAATATTGCTTAAATCCTTCTATAGAAATACTTGAGCAATTCTTTGAAAGCGGTGGAAAAGAAAATATAAAATTAATTACAATTGCTCCTGAATTAGAAGGCTCCTTGGAGTTTATTAAATATGCCAATAATGAAGGTATACAGTTGTCTATAGGCCATAGTGCTGCTGAGTTTGAAGATATAAAGGCATTAAAGGATTATGGATTAGGCGGATTTACTCATACCTTCAGTGGCATGAGAGGATTCCATCATAGAAGACTGGGAGTGGCTGGAGCTGCTATGTATTTTGATGATATGTATGCAGAGTTTGCAAAGCAAACAGGTATGACTGTCAAACCCGAAGCTTTTAAAATAATGTATAAGATAAAGGGACCTGAAAAAGTATTTTTAACATCAGATGCTGTAGGTCTTGCCCATGTGAAGAAACCATTTCACCATTATATTAGACAATGTACCTTTTCACCTGATGGAGATTATTTAAGGCTGATCTATGATGATGGCAGGGAAGACAGAATCTATAAATATGATTATGAAAAGGTAAAGGATTTGGAGCTAGGATATTTAGGCTCAGTTCGGAATGTAGTTAAAAATATAGATGCATCCATAGGAGATATAGTCAAGATGGCATCAGAGAATCCAGCAAAATATATTGGAGTCTATGATAAAAAAGGCTCAATAGAGGAAGGCAAGGATGCCGATTTACTCATTATAGATGGCTTGTGGAATCTAAAAGATGTGTATGTCAAAGGAATAAAGCAGTGGAACTAA
- a CDS encoding 6-phospho-alpha-glucosidase, with the protein MERRPLTVTIVGAGSTRTPALIGSLVNYRERFPLKKLILFDIDKSRIDVQEDYIRLTMQKYCPDVELIFTDDEDKAYIGMDYAFVQMRVGGFEMRSHDEKIPLKYGLVGQETCGPGGFAYGMRSIKPMIHMVNKIREFAPDAWILNYTNPAAIVGLALSKVFPHDDKILNMCDQPYSMIKSFAKILEVDMYDIEPRYFGLNHFGWFTKLYNSKTGEDLLPKLKNYLLDHEFKPFNAEQRDQSWLDTYKNVNRMMEFFPEYLPNTYLQYYFFADDIAKASNPEFTRAEEAKRGREKQVLDICKQAREQGSLEGVPLLIGEVHGNMMVEVAESIAFDLKKVFVIMGVNKGRDIIPNMPEDAFVEVAGELSKDGAKLYPYGEIKTFYKGLMENQHAYEKLTVEACLESNYQKALEALTLNRAVTKPEKARAVLDDLMEVNKDYWNLK; encoded by the coding sequence GTGGAACGCAGGCCATTAACAGTTACTATTGTAGGTGCTGGAAGTACTAGAACACCAGCCCTCATTGGTAGTCTAGTTAATTATAGAGAAAGATTTCCTCTTAAGAAATTAATTTTATTTGATATAGATAAAAGCAGAATAGATGTACAGGAAGACTACATCAGACTTACAATGCAAAAATATTGTCCAGATGTAGAGCTGATATTTACAGATGATGAGGATAAGGCATATATAGGAATGGATTATGCATTTGTGCAGATGAGAGTTGGCGGCTTTGAGATGAGAAGCCATGATGAGAAAATACCTCTAAAATATGGACTAGTGGGACAAGAAACCTGTGGCCCCGGAGGCTTTGCCTATGGCATGAGATCTATTAAGCCTATGATTCATATGGTAAACAAGATTAGGGAATTTGCCCCAGATGCTTGGATTTTAAACTATACTAACCCGGCAGCCATAGTTGGATTAGCTTTATCTAAAGTATTTCCACATGATGATAAGATATTAAACATGTGCGATCAGCCTTACTCTATGATAAAGTCCTTTGCAAAAATATTAGAAGTAGATATGTATGATATAGAGCCTAGATACTTTGGACTTAATCATTTTGGCTGGTTCACTAAGCTATACAATTCAAAAACAGGTGAAGATCTTTTACCGAAGCTAAAGAATTATTTATTGGACCATGAATTTAAACCATTTAATGCAGAGCAAAGAGATCAGTCGTGGCTGGACACCTATAAAAATGTAAATAGAATGATGGAATTCTTTCCTGAATATTTACCAAATACTTATTTACAGTATTATTTTTTTGCAGATGATATTGCAAAGGCCAGCAATCCTGAATTCACTAGAGCTGAAGAAGCAAAGAGAGGCCGTGAAAAGCAAGTACTAGATATTTGTAAACAAGCTAGAGAGCAGGGCTCACTAGAAGGTGTACCATTGCTAATAGGTGAGGTCCATGGCAATATGATGGTAGAGGTAGCTGAATCTATAGCCTTTGATTTAAAGAAGGTATTCGTAATAATGGGTGTAAATAAAGGCAGAGATATAATACCTAATATGCCAGAGGATGCTTTTGTAGAAGTGGCTGGAGAATTATCAAAGGATGGAGCAAAGCTATACCCATATGGAGAAATAAAGACTTTCTATAAGGGCTTAATGGAGAACCAGCATGCCTATGAAAAATTAACTGTAGAAGCATGTTTAGAATCTAATTATCAAAAAGCCTTAGAAGCTCTTACTTTAAATCGCGCAGTTACAAAGCCTGAAAAGGCTAGGGCTGTATTAGATGATTTAATGGAGGTCAATAAGGATTATTGGAATTTAAAGTAG
- a CDS encoding MurR/RpiR family transcriptional regulator, whose amino-acid sequence MKLSKLTERYDELTDLEKKIVEYIMNNPRNIQRSSASEVADALYVSKTSIINLSKKLGFEGYSELRYYVKDYLKDREKNSPNLSFEEILDGINTEVAKTLSLQSKDNIREIVKKILGSRIVYVIGRGASKPMADLLCSRLALLNVKAILISDPNIIDVLGDSLSLDEAIIVMSLSGETEKILTIAKTARARGVDVVALTSFTNNSLQKIANYNMFCFADDTQTKYNDLISRIGLHTLVQILISYIEMTDKE is encoded by the coding sequence TTGAAGCTGAGCAAATTGACAGAGAGATACGATGAGTTAACTGATCTTGAAAAGAAAATAGTCGAATATATAATGAATAATCCGAGGAATATACAGAGATCCTCTGCAAGTGAAGTAGCAGATGCTCTTTATGTATCCAAAACCTCTATTATCAATCTGTCTAAAAAGCTTGGTTTTGAGGGATATAGCGAGCTTAGGTACTATGTAAAGGATTATCTAAAAGATAGAGAAAAGAACAGTCCTAATTTGTCCTTTGAAGAGATATTAGACGGCATCAATACAGAAGTGGCTAAGACTTTATCTCTTCAAAGCAAGGACAATATTAGAGAGATAGTAAAGAAAATACTGGGCTCAAGAATAGTATATGTAATAGGGAGAGGAGCTTCTAAGCCAATGGCGGATTTATTGTGCTCTAGGCTTGCTCTGCTTAATGTGAAGGCAATACTGATTTCAGACCCAAATATAATTGATGTATTAGGTGATTCTCTCTCCCTAGATGAGGCCATAATAGTCATGTCCTTATCTGGGGAGACAGAAAAGATTTTGACCATAGCCAAGACTGCAAGAGCAAGGGGAGTAGATGTAGTGGCCCTTACCTCTTTTACAAATAACTCATTGCAGAAAATTGCAAATTATAATATGTTTTGCTTTGCTGATGATACTCAGACAAAGTACAATGATTTGATTTCTAGAATCGGATTGCACACTTTAGTGCAAATATTGATATCCTACATTGAGATGACAGACAAGGAGTGA
- a CDS encoding PTS transporter subunit EIIC — MTKKGRLSENIQRFGRSLLLPIAVMAPVGMALGLTGALVQGYMIERVPFLGNPALQAVLVGLRSIADVIFTNIPILFAMGVAYGVSKKEKGISVFSSIISYLILNATINVWLKTTGNLASSDQMAQVGQGMVLGIQTLRLDVLGGIISGLIAAWLTDRYHEKELPIAFAFFSGKKFVPIVTIGVTIVAGLVIPFFWQFITKGLISMSSLILNGYIGVFLNIVMVRLLIPFGLHHVWSAMLRFTPAGGIYMIAGEEFVGVLPALNKILFDLGPSHEAWGMVPNLTRFMAQNQMLVTLFMIPAIGLAMYKTSFHKNKKFVKGIILTMVLTPFLGNITEPMEFSFLFIAPLLYVWYVVLAASGAVALAALKTGVGYIRGTIFDFAIFGLMYENTSWYNLFIVGIPLAIITYFSFSWAIKKWHIPTPGREEDEVEYNTLLKEKRYDEVARIVIEAIGGRQNIVNVENCVTRLRIDLNDMHIVNKEKLKESGTSGIFFPAKNHIHIVFGPNVEFVKNAVDKELRGELA; from the coding sequence TTGACAAAGAAGGGGAGACTTAGTGAAAATATTCAAAGGTTTGGTCGTTCTTTACTATTGCCTATTGCTGTAATGGCACCGGTAGGAATGGCATTAGGGCTGACAGGGGCTTTGGTGCAAGGGTACATGATTGAAAGGGTGCCTTTTTTAGGGAATCCAGCTCTTCAAGCAGTTTTAGTTGGCTTAAGAAGTATTGCAGATGTAATCTTTACTAATATTCCAATACTTTTTGCCATGGGTGTTGCCTATGGAGTATCTAAAAAGGAAAAAGGCATTTCTGTATTTTCATCAATTATTTCTTATTTAATCTTAAATGCAACTATCAATGTATGGCTAAAGACAACAGGTAACTTGGCATCATCAGATCAAATGGCACAAGTTGGTCAAGGAATGGTTTTAGGTATTCAGACCCTTAGACTTGATGTATTAGGTGGTATTATAAGTGGACTTATAGCTGCATGGCTGACTGACAGATATCATGAGAAGGAGCTGCCAATAGCTTTCGCCTTCTTTAGCGGAAAGAAATTTGTACCTATAGTTACTATTGGAGTTACTATTGTTGCTGGACTTGTAATCCCATTTTTCTGGCAGTTTATAACCAAAGGGCTTATATCCATGTCTTCGCTTATTCTAAATGGATATATAGGAGTATTTTTAAATATTGTAATGGTAAGGCTTTTAATACCTTTTGGACTACACCATGTATGGAGTGCAATGCTTAGATTTACACCAGCTGGTGGAATATATATGATTGCAGGTGAAGAATTTGTAGGAGTATTGCCTGCACTTAATAAGATACTATTTGATTTAGGACCATCCCATGAGGCATGGGGAATGGTACCAAACTTGACTAGATTTATGGCTCAAAACCAAATGCTGGTTACACTATTTATGATTCCTGCCATAGGTCTTGCAATGTATAAAACTTCTTTTCATAAAAATAAGAAATTCGTAAAAGGTATTATTTTGACTATGGTGTTAACACCATTCTTAGGTAATATTACTGAGCCAATGGAGTTTTCATTTTTATTTATTGCTCCATTACTTTATGTTTGGTATGTGGTTTTAGCAGCCTCTGGTGCAGTAGCATTGGCAGCTTTAAAAACGGGAGTAGGCTACATTAGAGGAACTATTTTTGACTTCGCAATATTTGGTCTCATGTATGAAAATACTTCATGGTATAATCTATTTATAGTAGGTATTCCATTAGCTATAATTACGTATTTCTCATTTAGTTGGGCAATCAAGAAGTGGCATATACCTACACCTGGACGTGAAGAGGATGAAGTAGAATATAATACTCTATTAAAGGAAAAGAGATATGATGAGGTTGCACGGATAGTAATAGAAGCCATAGGCGGAAGACAAAACATAGTAAATGTAGAAAACTGCGTTACTAGACTTAGAATAGATTTAAATGATATGCATATTGTGAATAAGGAAAAACTTAAGGAATCTGGTACTTCGGGAATATTCTTCCCAGCTAAGAATCATATCCACATAGTATTTGGTCCAAATGTGGAATTTGTAAAGAATGCTGTAGATAAGGAATTAAGAGGGGAGCTGGCATAG
- a CDS encoding DarT ssDNA thymidine ADP-ribosyltransferase family protein: MTTYNEIINEQRERLNKNINWWPLYLYHFTDVHNAVSIIDREYILGRKQANEEKLMITDNASSQVIEITNEEVSKYARLYMRPKTPTQYHNEGYKPPHIRETNLNANCPVPVFFLLDAEKTLSMDGVKFIEKGLAGRAYNNENLLDGAENFAYLNFQKIFHDGPFSQGSDIKQYRHTEVVRENGIPISDIIRGIACRSIAEKQTLLYLLKKTSIKKYNKYKNIIMYKPETDLFFNNGIFIKNVKYEEGRFCFYLNDNSNRYNYVAANGEDIEFNVNVDWLGNDFEFLERTSGYTKLDYSDTIKLAYAPKTKVKSNLVLLEVSFDNCLMYLNTLKIDEFELV, encoded by the coding sequence ATGACGACCTATAATGAAATTATAAACGAGCAGAGGGAAAGATTAAATAAAAATATTAACTGGTGGCCATTATATTTATATCATTTTACTGATGTGCATAATGCAGTAAGTATTATTGATAGAGAATATATATTAGGAAGAAAACAAGCTAATGAGGAAAAACTTATGATTACCGATAATGCGAGTTCTCAAGTAATTGAGATTACAAATGAGGAAGTTTCAAAATACGCAAGGTTATACATGAGGCCTAAAACGCCAACGCAGTATCACAATGAAGGATATAAGCCACCCCATATTAGAGAAACCAACTTAAATGCTAATTGTCCTGTTCCGGTTTTCTTCCTACTTGATGCGGAAAAAACTTTATCAATGGATGGAGTTAAGTTTATAGAAAAGGGGCTAGCAGGGCGAGCTTATAACAATGAAAACTTACTTGATGGAGCGGAAAATTTTGCATATTTAAACTTTCAAAAAATATTTCATGATGGACCTTTTTCACAGGGAAGTGATATAAAACAATATCGTCATACAGAAGTAGTTCGAGAAAATGGAATCCCTATCTCAGATATCATTAGGGGGATAGCTTGTAGGAGCATTGCAGAAAAACAGACATTATTATATTTATTAAAAAAGACTTCAATCAAAAAATATAACAAATATAAAAATATTATAATGTACAAGCCAGAGACAGACCTTTTTTTCAACAATGGAATATTTATAAAAAATGTAAAATATGAAGAAGGTAGATTCTGTTTTTATTTGAATGATAATAGCAATAGATATAATTATGTTGCCGCTAATGGAGAAGACATTGAATTTAATGTTAATGTTGATTGGTTAGGAAATGATTTCGAATTTTTAGAAAGAACATCAGGATATACCAAGCTTGACTATAGTGATACTATAAAATTAGCTTATGCACCAAAAACAAAGGTGAAAAGTAATTTAGTATTGCTCGAGGTAAGTTTTGATAATTGTTTAATGTATTTAAATACATTAAAAATAGATGAGTTTGAATTAGTGTAG
- a CDS encoding macro domain-containing protein: MLTYIKGDIFSSPAQVLVNTVNTVGVMGKGIALEFKNRYPEMFKVYQEICDDNNLEIGKLMLWKKDKRWILLFPTKRHWRSPSKIEYIEKGLEKFVQSYEKLGVESIAFPKLGCGNGGLDWDVVGPMMEKYLKNLPIQVYIYLDNYKEENPEHKQPLEMENWLRSNVKSLGFSFIKEEIKKVINTNNELFVEEGELKHISWEDDGIHLINGSEILITEEDMCDFWNYIRDVGVIDIERLPNRFEDYGLIMLDILRRLEYVQPIIIVNNSDKNLLKSNGYQYVSE, encoded by the coding sequence ATGCTTACATATATAAAAGGAGATATATTTAGTAGCCCAGCACAGGTATTAGTTAATACGGTTAACACAGTAGGTGTTATGGGAAAAGGTATAGCCTTGGAATTTAAGAATAGATACCCTGAAATGTTTAAAGTCTATCAAGAAATATGCGATGATAATAACTTAGAAATTGGAAAACTTATGTTATGGAAAAAAGATAAAAGGTGGATTTTACTCTTTCCGACAAAAAGACACTGGCGTTCACCATCTAAAATAGAATATATAGAAAAGGGGCTAGAAAAATTTGTACAGTCTTATGAGAAACTTGGAGTCGAATCGATTGCATTTCCAAAGCTAGGATGTGGGAATGGGGGCTTAGATTGGGATGTTGTAGGACCAATGATGGAAAAATATCTTAAAAACCTTCCAATTCAAGTATATATATATTTAGATAATTATAAAGAAGAAAATCCAGAACATAAACAGCCATTAGAAATGGAGAATTGGTTAAGAAGTAATGTTAAATCCCTTGGATTTTCTTTTATAAAAGAAGAGATAAAAAAAGTTATAAATACTAATAATGAACTTTTTGTAGAAGAGGGTGAGCTAAAACATATATCGTGGGAAGATGATGGGATTCACCTGATTAATGGAAGTGAGATATTGATAACAGAAGAAGACATGTGTGATTTTTGGAATTATATTCGTGATGTAGGGGTTATAGATATTGAGAGGCTACCGAATAGATTTGAAGATTATGGCTTGATTATGTTAGATATTTTAAGACGTTTAGAATATGTTCAACCAATAATTATTGTAAACAATAGTGATAAGAACTTACTGAAAAGTAATGGATATCAATACGTTAGTGAATAG
- a CDS encoding reverse transcriptase domain-containing protein: MKKKTVFKSKRYTHLDIKKNHQKYKKLIESPEWIKSHGFYPFIHYIIKFNKYVYNKDTKTKEEKIKERDIFYSSHIDRFIYQYYGQITNDYYNRIAIDKGINKVATAYRNTLPGKCNIHFAREALEFIVKYESAFIFIGDFTGFFDNLDHEYLKEKLKQILKVDRLPHDHFSVLKNITNYTYIELEDIEKIKGKKSREMRRDLKYFNTQELRQFKKEYLKKNENSYGIPQGSSISSVYSNVYMIDFDKQMNDYVTSRKGLYRRYCDDLIIVIPMKEIDINKDIHIHHIEMIDKVKGTIPRLNLNMDKTEHFFYNKNSDRKLVNLNSNKDVINYLGFSFDGQVVKIRDKTLFKYYSRAYKKVKVVKKYKDEKEGNAVKKSLYRLYTHLGDKKSNKGYGNFITYARKSEKVFQESNYLENRINDQTKRHWQKIHKRLQDE; the protein is encoded by the coding sequence ATGAAGAAAAAAACTGTTTTTAAAAGCAAACGGTATACTCATTTAGATATAAAGAAAAACCATCAAAAATATAAAAAGTTAATTGAAAGTCCTGAATGGATAAAGTCGCATGGGTTTTATCCATTTATTCATTATATTATTAAATTTAATAAATACGTTTATAATAAAGATACTAAAACAAAAGAAGAAAAAATAAAAGAGAGAGATATTTTCTATTCTTCGCATATAGATAGATTTATTTATCAGTATTATGGACAGATTACAAATGATTACTATAATAGAATAGCAATAGATAAAGGAATAAACAAAGTAGCTACGGCATATAGAAATACGTTACCTGGTAAATGCAATATTCATTTTGCAAGAGAAGCATTGGAATTTATAGTAAAATATGAAAGCGCTTTTATATTTATTGGTGATTTTACAGGTTTTTTTGATAATTTGGATCATGAATATCTAAAAGAGAAATTAAAACAAATATTAAAGGTAGATAGATTGCCACATGATCATTTTTCAGTTTTAAAAAACATAACTAATTATACATACATAGAGCTTGAAGATATAGAGAAAATAAAAGGTAAAAAAAGTAGGGAGATGAGAAGAGACCTCAAATATTTTAATACGCAAGAATTGAGACAATTTAAAAAAGAATATTTGAAAAAAAATGAAAACTCTTATGGAATACCTCAAGGTTCATCAATTAGTTCTGTTTATTCAAATGTCTATATGATTGACTTTGATAAACAGATGAATGATTATGTTACAAGTAGAAAAGGCTTATATAGAAGATATTGTGATGATTTAATTATAGTCATTCCTATGAAAGAAATAGATATAAATAAAGATATACATATTCATCATATAGAAATGATTGATAAAGTAAAAGGAACTATACCTAGGCTAAACTTAAATATGGATAAAACTGAACACTTTTTTTATAATAAAAATTCAGACAGAAAATTAGTTAATTTAAATTCCAATAAAGATGTGATTAACTATTTAGGATTTAGCTTTGACGGACAAGTTGTTAAGATAAGAGATAAGACTCTATTCAAGTATTATTCTAGAGCTTATAAAAAAGTTAAAGTTGTTAAGAAATACAAGGATGAAAAAGAAGGAAATGCTGTTAAAAAGTCATTGTATAGATTATATACTCATTTAGGTGACAAGAAATCTAACAAAGGATATGGAAACTTCATAACATATGCAAGAAAGTCTGAAAAAGTCTTTCAGGAGAGTAATTATTTGGAGAATAGAATAAATGATCAGACTAAAAGACATTGGCAAAAAATTCATAAAAGGCTCCAGGATGAATAG
- a CDS encoding VanZ family protein: MTECNGINLRKKLSWIAVIIWMALIFYLSHQSATKSNDLSTGITEKIIRTVERVAPDLELDLGNFNHITRKNAHFFAYLILGILVINTQRYGNVHGYRKIVLALTICVFYAISDEIHQLFISGRSGQFKDVLIDTVGAIFGIIVYSVSSKK; this comes from the coding sequence ATGACAGAATGTAATGGAATAAACTTAAGAAAAAAACTTTCTTGGATAGCAGTTATTATTTGGATGGCTTTAATTTTTTATTTATCACATCAGTCAGCAACGAAGTCTAATGATTTAAGTACAGGGATAACAGAGAAGATCATAAGAACGGTGGAAAGGGTCGCCCCAGATTTAGAGCTTGATTTAGGGAACTTTAATCATATCACAAGAAAGAATGCACATTTTTTTGCTTATTTGATACTGGGGATTTTAGTGATAAATACTCAGAGATATGGAAATGTGCATGGATATAGAAAAATAGTCTTAGCTTTAACAATATGCGTTTTTTATGCTATAAGTGATGAAATTCACCAGTTATTTATTTCTGGCAGAAGTGGGCAGTTTAAAGATGTACTTATTGATACTGTTGGAGCTATTTTTGGAATTATAGTTTATTCAGTATCTAGTAAAAAATGA